One region of Citrus sinensis cultivar Valencia sweet orange chromosome 6, DVS_A1.0, whole genome shotgun sequence genomic DNA includes:
- the LOC127903097 gene encoding uncharacterized protein LOC127903097, producing MEVDFLRLTQGTKFVAEYEEQFIALSRFAPTLVANEGSKCRKFLEGLRPNIKGRLTILKINNYADLVDRAILAEKDILKAQVTRDQRNKKNRQGGLQNGSSYRQGPHSQKYNGGGNKWDNKGVLDDTARRNYPICRHCERRHPGECNWKTRACFACGESEHRIMDCPKRRSETTNTPTNEGQRKKPRVQGHVFALTEKDTEVSNDVVSGPYHVSMDCFAKEIIFRLPGEEEFHFQGNHKSHKVLISMVKAKKMLKNECERFLVYIVADHPDGVCLEDIPIVREFIDVFPGDLPRLPPDREVEFTIELVPGTTPTSRAPYRMAPIELKELNVQLQELLDKGFICPSVSPWGAPVLFVKKKDGSMRLCIDYRQLNMVTVKNKYPLPRIDDLFDQLRGAAVFSKIDLQSGYHQLKIRSEDVSKTAIRNRYGHYEFLVMPFGLTNAPNSKEERETHLRIVLETLWEKKLYGKFKKCEFWLDRVIFLGHIVTKDDISADPAKVEVIVNWERPSSVTEVRSFLGLAGGGFVIYSDASRKGLGCVLMQHGKVIAYAFRQLKNHEQNYLTHDLELAVIVFALKIWRHYLYGETLEIFTDHKSLKYLFTQRELDLRQRRWLELVNDFDCSINYHPGKANVVADALSRKSSGCMAHLITMQSPLVKDLRRCGIEVVAHGQADLLANLIVQPTLIDKVKVAQKNDIELNKIREDVSKRHKPRFRLDNGDALWWGQRLCVPAEEELKVEILREAHESSYSMHPGSTKMYRDLKQSFWWRNMKRDIAAFVSRCLV from the exons ATGGAGGTTGATTTCCTAAGGTTGACTCAAGGAACTAAGTTTGTTGCGGAGTATGAGGAACAATTTATTGCCCTCTCTCGTTTTGCTCCTACCTTGGTTGCTAATGAGGGTAGTAAGTGTAGAAAGTTCCTGGAAGGGTTACGTCCTAACATTAAAGGGCGATTGACCATCCttaagattaataattatgcCGATTTGGTGGATCGAGCAATTCTTGCGGAGAAGGATATTCTTAAAGCTCAAGTTACAAGAGATCAGAGAAATAAGAAGAATCGACAAGGTGGACTGCAAAATGGAAGTTCTTATAGGCAGGGTCCTCACTCCCAGAAGTATAATGGTGGAGGTAACAAATGGGATAACAAGGGTGTTCTTGATGACACCGCTCGGAGGAACTACCCCATTTGTCGACATTGTGAAAGGAGGCACCCTGGTGAATGCAATTGGAAAACTAGAGCTTGTTTTGCTTGTGGAGAATCTGAGCATAGGATTATGGATTGCCCAAAGAGACGTAGTGAGACTACAAATACTCCGACTAACGAAGGGCAGAGGAAGAAACCGAGGGTGCAAGGGCATGTTTTTGCATTAACAGAAAAAGATACTGAGGTGTCCAATGATGTAGTATCAG GACCTTACCATGTTTCAATGGATTGTTTTGCtaaggaaattatttttcgCCTACCTGGCGAggaagaatttcattttcaagggaATCATAAGAGTCATAAAGTTTTGATTTCTATGGTTAAGgcaaagaaaatgctaaagaaTGAGTGTGAAAGATTTTTAGTGTATATAGTTGCTGATCATCCCGATGGGGTGTGTCTTGAAGACATACCTATTGTAAGGGAGTTTATTGATGTATTTCCTGGAGATCTTCCTAGACTACCCCCAGATCGAGAGGTTGAGTTTACTATAGAATTAGTCCCCGGTACTACACCTACATCCAGGGCGCCATATCGGATGGCACCCATTGAGTTAAAAGAACTAAATGTCCAACTACAAGAGTTGCTAGATAAGGGTTTCATCTGTCCTAGTGTGTCGCCTTGGGGTGCTCCCGTTTTGTTcgtaaagaagaaagatggtTCAATGAGGTTGTGTATTGATTACCGGCAGTTAAATATGGTTACTGTCAAGAATAAATATCCTCTTCCTCGAATTGATGACCTCTTTGATCAATTACGAGGTGCAGCGGTATTctctaaaattgatttacaATCTGGCTaccatcaattgaaaataagaagTGAGGATGTATCGAAGACAGCTATTCGTAATCGTTATGGACACTATGAGTTCTTAGTTATGCCTTTTGGATTAACTAATGCTCCTAAC AGTAAGGAGGAGCGTGAGACGCACCTGAGGATTGTATTAGAAACATTGTGGGAGAAGAAGTTGTAtggaaaatttaagaaatgtgAGTTTTGGCTTGATCGTGTGATATTTTTGGGACATATAGTGACGAAGGATGATATTTCAGCAGATCCAGCCAAAGTGGAGGTAATTGTGAATTGGGAAAGGCCTTCTAGTGTGACTGAAGTAAGGAGTTTCTTAGGATTGGCAG GTGGAGGTTTTGTGATTTACAGTGATGCTTCTAGAAAAGGTTTGGGTTGCGTTTTAATGCAGCATGGTAAGGTTATAGCATATGCTTTTAGACAGCTAAAGAATCATGAACAAAACTATCTAACTCACGATTTGGAATTGGCTGTTATAGTGTTTGCTCTAAAAATTTGGAGACACTATTTGTATGGGGAGACTCTTGAGATCTTCACCGATCATAAGAGTTTGAAGTACTTGTTTACTCAAAGGGAATTGGATTTGAGGCAGAGAAGATGGTTGGAGTTGGtaaatgattttgattgttCTATTAATTACCATCCAGGTAAGGCAAACGTGGTAGCAGATGCCTTGAGTAGGAAATCATCTGGTTGCATGGCTCATCTTATCACCATGCAATCACCTTTGGTAAAGGACTTGAGGAGATGTGGGATTGAGGTAGTTGCTCATGGGCAAGCAGACTTGTTAGCCAATTTAATAGTCCAACCCACTCTAATTGATAAAGTTAAGGTAGCTCAGAAGAACGACATAGAACTCAATAAAATCCGTGAAGATGTGAGCAAAAGACATAAGCCCAGATTTAGACTTGATAATGGAGATGCATTATGGTGGGGGCAAAGACTATGCGTGCCAGCAGAGGAAGAGTTGAAGGTAGAGATCTTAAGAGAAGCGCATGAATCATCTTACAGTATGCATCCTGGTAGTACTAAGATGTATCGTGATTTAAAGCAAAGTTTTTGGTGGAGAAATATGAAGAGAGATATTGCTGCTTTTGTGTCTCGGTGTTTAGTCTGA
- the LOC127903098 gene encoding uncharacterized protein LOC127903098 yields the protein MQQIHQNLQSRIGQLDSELRAMLAHRYNGPEFDQKEREIRRLKAELAQIESEKQRPTLFTSSPPIPSIGPTYHPFASMLSPIKQYDPSKLFGMTHTLFRDHPLPPPPKPKPKPRPQPRPPPLHPSSLTIPGQPSPTFTPTSPPAPLSVPAQSKDKEPMNQFTAHAVIHSSTDDPTSDSNLAVSDSHTETDSESSASTSDSEKSYADITKILMAQPDQGQTSHTEPYVDIPSEVEDEMPESSATNQPSPAQPNPPSQKSSNDAKNRSNNSISP from the exons ATGCAGCagatccaccaaaatctccaGTCCAGAATTGGCCAACTCGATTCAGAGTTACGAGCCATGCTAGCCCACAGATACAATGGTCCCgaatttgaccaaaaggaAAGGGAAATCAGGCGATTAAAAGCTGAACTTGCtcagattgaatctgaaaaacagAGACCTACCCTTTTCACCAGTTCACCTCCTATTCCTTCTATCGGTCCAACTTACCATCCTTTTGCCTCTATGCTCTCTCCTATTAAACAATATGacccttccaagttatttggcatgactcatactcttttCAGAGACCATCCTTTGCCACCGccacctaaacctaaacccAAACCTAGACCGCAGCCTCGACCTCCCCCTCTTCATCCTTCCTCTCTGACCATCCCTGGCCAACCATCTCCTACTTTTACACCGACCTCACCACCAGCTCCTTTATCAGTCCCTGCccaatcaaaagataaagaacccaTGAACCAATTTACTGCTCACGCAGTCATCCATTCATCTACTGACGATCCaacttctgattcaaatctagctgtTTCAGATAGCCATACCGAAACCGACTCAGAATCTTCAGCATCCACCAGTGACTCTGAAAAGTCCTATGCTGATATTACCAAAATCCTGATGGCTCAACCTGATCAAGGCCAAACCTCTCATacagaaccatatgttgatattccctccGAAGTTGAAGACGAAATGCCTGAATCTTCTGCCACAAACCAACCTTCTCCAGCCCAGCCCAATCCACCTAGTCAAAAATCGtcaaatg ATGCTAAGAACAGGAGCAACAactcaatcagtccttag
- the LOC102628058 gene encoding probable DNA helicase MCM8, with product MYVTNGDSLKCTADTSEIENILAIYFADNELSIDEDKLILTLDLIRFFSVSPGLDLALQVKDDGGVLILSLDFQKFRKICDVELFFETLEEKPRMTLSCMSAAVHKVLLIQCKNKLEDGMKINIRPYNYPESMIALKNLKAAYIDKLVSVRGTVVKAGTVRPLVVRMDFECSKCKSEILRIFPEGKFSPPLVCTLHGCKSKTFTPIRASARKIDFQKIRLQELLKSQDHEEGRVPRTVECELSEDLVDACIPGDVVTVTGIIRVINNYMDIGGGKSKSKSQGFYYLFLEAVSVKNSKSQSDTEDLQGSNCNARASEQANLFSFSPRDLEFIVKFSEESGSDIFRQIVQSICPSIYGHELVKAGITLALFGGVRKHSMYQNKVPVRGDIHVIVVGDPGLGKSQLLQAAAAVSPRGIYVCGNATTKAGLTVAVVKDSVTNDYAFEAGAMVLADSGLCCIDEFDKMSAEHQALLEAMEQQCVSVAKAGLVASLSARTSVLAAANPVGGHYNRAKTVNENLKMSAALLSRFDLVFILLDKPDELLDKRVSEHIMSLHSGYQEHSSAVKKPRTAYHNTGGLDLSVKSGSLVSKLRLDPKKDGDFHPLPAPLLRKYIAYARTFVFPRMTKPAAEILQKFYLKLRDHNTSADGTPITARQLESLVRLAEARARLDLREEITAENALEVVEIMRESLYDKYVDEHGSVDFGRSGGMSQQKEAKRFLSALNKQSELLQKDSFSISEIYSLADRIGLRVPDIDIFVDNLNTAGFLLKKGPKTYQVLSSSYSRSQPSSRSRC from the exons ATGTACGTAACTAACGGAGATAGCTTGAAATGCACGGCCGATACAAGCGAAATCGAAAACATCTTGGCCATATACTTCGCCGACAACGAGCTCTCGATAGACGAGGATAAGTTGATCCTCACCCTTGATCTCATTCGCTTCTTCTCCGTTTCTCCAGGCCTAGATCTCGCTTTGCAG GTGAAGGATGATGGAGGCGTGTTAATTTTGTCGCTTGATTTTCAGAAATTTCGAAAAATTTGTGATGTTGAGTTGTTTTTTGAAACTTTAGAAGAGAAACCTCGAATGACTCTCTCATGTATGAGTGCTGCAGTTCACAAG GTTCTGTTAATACAATGCAAGAACAAGTTGGAGGATGGCATGAAGATAAACATCCGTCCATACAATTATCCTGAATCTATGATTGctttgaagaatttgaaagCAGCATATAttg ACAAGCTAGTATCCGTGCGCGGTACAGTTGTAAAAGCTGGCACAGTCAGGCCTTTGGTTGTACGGATGGATTTTGAATGCTCAAAGTGTAAATCTGAAATTCTGCGTATTTTTCCCGAGGGAAAATTTTCACCGCCATTAGTTTGCACATTACATGGGTGCAAGAGCAAAACATTTACTCCAATTCGTGCTTCTGCTAGGAAAATAGATTTTCAGAAAATAAG GTTGCAGGAGTTGCTAAAATCTCAGGACCATGAAGAAGGCCGAGTGCCACGTACAGTCGAATGTGAACTGTCTGAAGATCTTGTTGATGCGTGTATCCCTGGAGATGTTGTAACTGTTACTGGAATCATAAGAGTAATTAACAATTACATGGATATTGGTGGAG GTAAATCAAAAAGCAAAAGTCAAGGATTCTACTACTTGTTTCTGGAAGCTGTTTCTGTTAAAAATTCCAAGTCACAGTCTGATACTGAGGATTTGCAAGGTTCTAATTGCAATGCTAGAGCTTCAGAACAGGCTAATTTATTCTCGTTTTCTCCTAGGGATTTggaatttattgtaaaattctcAGAGGAATCTGGTTCTGATATCTTCCGGCAAATAGTTCAATCTATATGTCCATCTATATATGGGCATGAACTTGTTAAAG CCGGAATAACATTAGCACTTTTTGGTGGTGTACGGAAACATTCAATGTATCAGAACAAGGTTCCTGTCAGAGGAGACATCCATGTCATTGTTGTTG GTGATCCTGGTCTAGGTAAGAGCCAATTACTACAAGCAGCAGCTGCAGTTTCTCCTCGTGGCATATATGTGTGTGGTAATGCCACGACCAAGGCTGGTCTCACTGTTGCTGTAGTGAAGGATTCAGTGACAAATGATTATGCGTTTGAGGCTG GTGCCATGGTACTTGCTGATAGTGGATTATGCTGTATTGATGAGTTTGATAAAATGTCTGCTGAACACCAG GCCCTATTGGAAGCCATGGAACAACAGTGTGTCTCTGTAGCAAAGGCTGGACTTGTAGCAAGTTTATCAGCACGAACTTCAGTCTTGGCAGCAGCAAACCCTGTTGGTGGTCATTATAA CCGTGCAAAAACAGTGAacgaaaatttgaaaatgagtGCAGCTCTTCTCTCGCGATTCGATTTGGTTTTCATTTTACTTGATAAGCCTGATGAACTACTGGATAAGAGAGTTTCAGAGCACATCATGTCA CTTCATTCTGGATATCAAGAACATTCGTCAGCTGTCAAAAAACCAAGGACAG CCTATCACAATACTGGAGGGTTAGATTTAAGTGTAAAAAGTGGTTCTCTCGTTTCAAAGTTGAGACTTGACCCAAAGAAGGATGGTGATTTTCATCCATTACCTGCTCCACTTCTTCGCAAATATATTGCTTATGCAAGGACTTTTGTATTCCCGAG GATGACCAAACCGGCAGCTGAAATATTACagaaattttacttaaaactGAGAGACCATAATACGTCAGCTGACGGTACACCAATAACAGCAAGGCAGCTTGAGAGTTTGGTCAGACTGGCAGAAGCCCGGGCAAGGCTAGATTTGAGAGAAGAAATAACAGCTGAAAATGCTTTG GAGGTGGTCGAAATAATGAGAGAATCCTTGTATGATAAGTACGTTGACGAGCATGGTTCTGTGGATTTTGGTCGAAGTGGGGGAATGAGTCAACAGAAAGAAGCAAAACGGTTTTTAAGTGCCCTCAATAAGCAATCAGAGTTGCTGCAGAAAGACAGCTTTTCTATTTCT GAAATATACAGTTTGGCTGATAGGATTGGCCTAAGAGTTCCTGATATCGATATATTTGTGGATAACTTAAACACTGCTGGTTTTCTACTAAAGAAAGGGCCAAAGACATATCAG GTGCTGTCATCATCTTACTCACGGAGTCAACCATCTTCTAGATCAAGATGCTGA